AGCGTACGACCCCAACTTCTTCTACAGTGTGTCGCTTACACAGGGATATGGGCTTTTCAACAGCGCACCTTTCATGGGCAAAATTGTCGAACAGGGGAAAAGAAGGAGATAAATATGAAGCGAATAGTTCTTGTTGCCTTACTTGGTTTTTCTGGAGCCGTTCTCGCCGAGGGAGGAATGCTTCAGGGGAGTTGTTCCGCCTGCCACAATATTAAGGGTCCAGCAACCCAGACGTTGAAAGCTGCCTTTGAAAAAAAGGGGCCAGATCTCTTCTACGCGGGCAACAAATATCGTCAAGAATGGCTTGTATCTTGGCTGCAAAAGCCTAGTCGGATACGTCCCGCTGGAATGTACTATGGCGGGCATATCAAGTCGGGACCCAAAGGTGATGAAGTTGATACTTCGACGCTCACGGATCATGTCGCACTTTCCAAGGCCGATGCCACCTCCGTTACGGCCGAGCTCATGAAGATGAAACCGCATGACGATTTGATCGCCAAGGAGAAAGTTGAACCCGGTACGGTATCAAAGCAGATGGGGGAAATGGCCTTCAATAAATTTTTGGGCTGTATGGCCTGCCAT
This genomic interval from Candidatus Nitrotoga sp. AM1P contains the following:
- a CDS encoding c-type cytochrome, translated to MKRIVLVALLGFSGAVLAEGGMLQGSCSACHNIKGPATQTLKAAFEKKGPDLFYAGNKYRQEWLVSWLQKPSRIRPAGMYYGGHIKSGPKGDEVDTSTLTDHVALSKADATSVTAELMKMKPHDDLIAKEKVEPGTVSKQMGEMAFNKFLGCMACHLIEPEYGGVSGPELYTAAKRLQPQYMASFIKSPQAWEPKSMMPNKNLSEMNIQKMVHYLETLSKEVANAN